One Paenibacillus thermoaerophilus genomic window carries:
- a CDS encoding ABC transporter ATP-binding protein — MSYIQLENVNLIYQIRRETKIKDYFIKSKANYETNNMLNQGKLHALKDFSLSLKDGDRLGVIGHNGAGKSSLLKLIAGIYPPTSGNISIDGRVACLFELATGFEMEATGWDNIYLRGLMLGETPKSIRQKIQEIADFSELGDYLNIPVKYYSSGMFIRLAFSISTAIEPEILLLDEVVAAGDAGFLEKANRRLKELMGKVNIMIYVTHSIDSLKNFCNKCIWLERGQIKMMGDPEEVAQKYLVSMKS, encoded by the coding sequence ATGAGTTATATTCAATTAGAGAATGTAAACTTAATATATCAAATAAGACGAGAGACAAAAATTAAAGATTATTTTATCAAGTCAAAAGCCAATTATGAGACTAATAATATGTTAAATCAGGGAAAATTACATGCATTAAAGGATTTCTCACTGAGTCTTAAAGATGGGGACCGATTAGGAGTTATCGGTCATAACGGTGCTGGAAAGAGTTCGTTGCTTAAATTAATTGCAGGAATTTATCCTCCGACCAGTGGGAATATAAGCATTGATGGCAGGGTTGCTTGTCTATTTGAACTAGCTACAGGCTTTGAAATGGAAGCAACAGGATGGGATAATATTTACCTAAGAGGACTGATGTTGGGTGAAACACCTAAGAGTATTAGACAGAAAATACAAGAAATAGCTGATTTTAGCGAATTAGGGGATTATTTAAATATTCCTGTCAAGTACTATTCATCTGGAATGTTTATTAGACTTGCTTTTTCTATCTCAACAGCAATTGAACCTGAAATACTACTTTTGGACGAAGTTGTTGCTGCTGGAGATGCAGGTTTTCTTGAAAAAGCAAATAGAAGATTAAAAGAGCTGATGGGCAAAGTTAATATAATGATCTATGTAACTCACTCTATTGATTCTTTAAAAAACTTTTGTAATAAATGTATATGGCTTGAAAGAGGGCAAATAAAAATGATGGGAGATCCAGAAGAGGTTGCCCAAAAATACTTAGTGAGTATGAAATCATAA